One segment of Streptomyces sp. YIM 121038 DNA contains the following:
- a CDS encoding dipeptidase: MSKSADQADSVVSAVREYVDDHRAAFLDDLAEWLRIPSVSAQPEHADDVRRSADWLAARLKDTGFPTAEVWETAGAPAVFAEWPSGDPQAPTVLVYGHHDVQPAAREDGWDTDPFEPVIRDNRLYARGAADDKGQVFFHTLGVRAHLAVTGRTAPAVNLKLIVEGEEESGSAHFRDLIERHRDRLAADAVVVSDTGMWSKDTPTVCTGMRGLADCEIELYGPDQDIHSGSFGGAVPNPATAAARLVAALHDEHARVAVPGFYDGIIELTDRERQLFAALPFDEAEWLRTAKSHAPHGEAGHTTLERVWARPTAEVNGIGGGYQGAGGKTIIPSSALLKLSFRLVAGQDPDHVEEAVRTWVADQLPAGIRHTITFGAATRPCLTPLDHPALQSVARAMGSAFEQEILFTREGGSGPAADLQDVLGAPVLFLGISIPSDGWHAPNEKVELDLLLKGVETTAYLWGDLAEHWRDAH; encoded by the coding sequence ATGAGTAAGTCCGCCGACCAAGCTGACAGCGTCGTCAGCGCCGTACGCGAGTACGTCGACGACCACCGTGCCGCCTTCCTCGACGACCTCGCCGAGTGGCTGCGCATCCCGTCCGTGTCGGCGCAGCCCGAGCACGCCGACGACGTGCGCCGCAGCGCCGACTGGCTGGCCGCCCGGCTGAAGGACACCGGCTTCCCGACCGCCGAGGTCTGGGAGACAGCCGGCGCCCCGGCCGTCTTCGCCGAATGGCCCTCCGGAGACCCGCAGGCACCCACCGTCCTCGTCTACGGCCACCACGACGTACAGCCCGCCGCCCGCGAGGACGGCTGGGACACCGACCCCTTCGAGCCCGTCATCCGCGACAACCGCCTCTACGCGCGCGGCGCCGCCGACGACAAGGGCCAGGTCTTCTTCCACACCCTCGGCGTGCGCGCCCACCTCGCCGTCACCGGCCGCACCGCCCCCGCCGTGAACCTCAAGCTGATCGTCGAGGGCGAGGAGGAGTCCGGCTCCGCCCACTTCCGCGACCTGATCGAGCGCCACCGCGACCGCCTGGCCGCCGACGCCGTCGTCGTCTCCGACACCGGCATGTGGTCCAAGGACACCCCGACCGTCTGCACCGGCATGCGCGGCCTCGCCGACTGCGAGATCGAGCTGTACGGCCCCGACCAGGACATCCACTCCGGCTCCTTCGGCGGTGCCGTACCCAACCCGGCCACCGCCGCCGCCCGCCTCGTCGCCGCCCTGCACGACGAGCACGCGCGCGTGGCCGTACCGGGCTTCTACGACGGCATCATCGAGCTCACCGACCGCGAACGGCAGCTCTTCGCCGCACTGCCCTTCGACGAGGCCGAGTGGCTGCGCACCGCCAAGTCGCACGCCCCCCACGGAGAGGCGGGACACACCACCCTGGAGCGCGTCTGGGCCCGCCCGACCGCCGAGGTCAACGGCATCGGAGGCGGCTACCAGGGCGCGGGCGGCAAGACGATCATCCCGTCGAGCGCCCTGCTGAAGCTCTCCTTCCGCCTGGTCGCGGGCCAGGACCCCGACCACGTGGAAGAAGCCGTCCGCACCTGGGTCGCCGACCAGCTGCCCGCAGGCATCCGCCACACCATCACCTTCGGCGCCGCGACCCGCCCCTGCCTGACCCCGCTCGACCACCCCGCCCTGCAGTCCGTGGCCCGCGCCATGGGCAGCGCCTTCGAGCAGGAGATCCTCTTCACGCGCGAAGGCGGCTCAGGACCGGCAGCCGACCTCCAGGACGTCCTCGGGGCGCCCGTGCTCTTCCTCGGCATCTCCATTCCCTCGGACGGCTGGCACGCGCCGAACGAGAAGGTCGAGCTCGACCTGCTCCTCAAGGGCGTCGAGACCACCGCCTACCTCTGGGGCGACCTCGCGGAGCACTGGCGCGATGCACACTGA
- the nudC gene encoding NAD(+) diphosphatase — translation MTTWTDRAADRPVSLTAPSGIDRAAHHRLDEAWLAAAWSHPSTRVFVVSGGQVLIDETPDGRTELVMTPSFEAPLTEAHRYFLGTDDDGVSYFALQKDSLPGRMDASARAAGLREAGLLLSPRDAGLMVHAVALENWQRMHRFCSRCGERTVIAAAGHIRRCQACGAEHYPRTDPAVIMLVTDDKDRALLGRQVHWPEGRFSTLAGFVEPGESIEQSVRREVWEEAGVTVGDVEYVASQPWPFPSSLMLGFMAQATSSEINVDGEEIHEARWFSRDDLRAAFESGEVLPPYGISIAARLIELWYGESLPRPGAAA, via the coding sequence GTGACCACCTGGACCGACCGCGCCGCAGACCGCCCCGTCTCGCTCACCGCGCCGAGCGGCATCGACCGCGCGGCCCACCACCGCCTCGACGAGGCCTGGCTCGCCGCCGCGTGGAGCCACCCCTCGACACGCGTCTTCGTGGTCTCCGGCGGCCAGGTCCTCATCGACGAGACCCCCGACGGCCGCACCGAACTGGTGATGACCCCCAGCTTCGAAGCGCCCCTCACCGAAGCCCACCGCTACTTCCTGGGCACCGACGACGACGGCGTGAGCTACTTCGCCCTCCAGAAGGACTCCCTGCCCGGCCGCATGGACGCCTCCGCACGCGCCGCCGGACTGCGCGAGGCGGGCCTGCTCCTGTCGCCCCGCGACGCCGGCCTGATGGTGCACGCCGTCGCCCTGGAGAACTGGCAGCGCATGCACCGCTTCTGCTCGCGCTGCGGCGAGCGCACCGTCATCGCGGCCGCCGGCCACATCCGCCGCTGCCAGGCCTGCGGCGCCGAGCACTACCCGCGCACCGACCCCGCCGTGATCATGCTCGTGACGGACGACAAGGACCGCGCCCTCCTCGGCCGCCAGGTCCACTGGCCCGAAGGCCGCTTCTCCACGCTCGCGGGCTTCGTGGAGCCCGGCGAGTCCATCGAGCAGTCCGTCCGCCGCGAGGTCTGGGAAGAAGCGGGCGTCACCGTAGGAGACGTCGAGTACGTCGCCAGCCAGCCCTGGCCGTTCCCGTCCAGCCTCATGCTCGGCTTCATGGCCCAGGCCACCTCGTCGGAGATCAACGTCGACGGCGAGGAGATCCACGAGGCCCGCTGGTTCTCCCGCGACGACCTGCGGGCCGCGTTCGAGTCCGGGGAGGTCCTGCCTCCCTACGGCATCTCGATCGCGGCCCGCCTGATCGAACTCTGGTACGGCGAGTCCCTGCCGCGGCCCGGCGCGGCGGCCTGA
- a CDS encoding mycoredoxin translates to MPGTVTMYSTTWCGYCRRLKGQMDREGIAYTEVNIEQDPESAAFVEKANGGNQTVPTVLFPDGSTLTNPSLAQVKQKLA, encoded by the coding sequence ATGCCGGGCACCGTGACGATGTACAGCACCACCTGGTGCGGCTACTGCCGCAGGCTGAAGGGCCAGATGGACCGCGAGGGCATCGCGTACACCGAGGTCAACATCGAGCAGGACCCGGAGTCCGCCGCGTTCGTCGAGAAGGCGAACGGTGGGAACCAGACGGTTCCCACCGTTCTCTTCCCGGACGGCTCGACGCTGACGAACCCCTCGCTGGCGCAGGTGAAGCAGAAGCTCGCCTAG